Sequence from the Platichthys flesus chromosome 2, fPlaFle2.1, whole genome shotgun sequence genome:
ATGTAGTTGCCAAATGGCAAACATGAGTTCCATCTCATTACTAAACCACAAGACTATTGCCATCAATAAACATATATGTTTTATAGACACAGCACATAGAGTGATGAAAGAAAAGGTACTGACCTTCCATGCATTGGGATACCGTGGAAGCTGGCTGACTGGGGAATCTGAGGCCTGTTGAGGTTGGCTGCTTCACCTTGAACAGACTGAGCCTGGTGCACCAATGGGTGGGGGTGGGAGAGGCGTGAGATACCCGTCTCGTGGCCCTTTGAGGCAGCTGGGGGATAACCAAGAGCGTTCCTCAGGTACCAGTCCCTCAGGCCTTCCAGAGCCAGGGCTTTATGCAGGCTTCTAGTTGAGTCTTCTGGTGTCGGGAGAGAGAACTGTGGGGCTCTGCGACTGAAGGAGGGGCCAGACACTTCAGTCTGGTAAGGGTGCAGGTTGGGGATGGAGGATGTGGTGGTGCCAGAGGCAGGAAGGGGAGACTCATATGCTGACAATAGTATTCCATCCTGGGAATGTTGCTGCAAAGGAATAAAAGGTCCACAGGATTTTGTTCTGGTGACTTTGACCCTGCGCAGCTCGGCTTGCGACCCTCTGAGGACCATGGGGCTGTAAGGAGGTGCAGCGCTGGGGAGATGCACCTGGGAATGAGAAAAACCATTGGCATGGGGAGGAACCACTGCTGTGGAGGAACGAGGAGAGGGTATGTCCTGCCAGATCCTGCCTGTGGACTGGTACAACTGGTGCTGCACTTGCAATTGCTGCTGTTTCCCCCAGATATAGTCCATGAGTAGCTCATTGTAGCCTCCCCCTGCCCCTCTGCCGCCCATGGAGAGACGCAGTTTGGCCTGATCCACAGAGCCGTCCACATGTCTCTCAGGGCTGCCTAAGTTAATCTGTCGCAGCTTGCCATCAGTCAGTGTCTCTGAGCTCTTGTAAGGCCCTCCTCTGGGGGGCATCCCGTTTCTGGGTGCTGGGTCATCAGGGAGGCTGGACCTATCCAACAGGGCCTCTGAGCTGTTACTGCGCCTGGCCCGGGAGCTGTACGGGCAGCTTCGGCGGTCTGAAGAAGAGCCCTCCTGTGCCAGTGGAATCATGTATGGCACATCCAGGCTGCCAGACCACTGCTTCAAACCATTACCCCCTGACACATCCGACCTAAGGTGGAAATGTGAGTACAAACGAGAGTTTATATTGGTAGAAGACTCTGAGGACTATGGATAAAGAAAGATTGAAAGCAATGTTAAACAAAACTATGCAACTGCAATTCACAGGACTTAAGGGGCTCAATTTAATGAGCTCTAGCCCTTGATGGTAAAGTCACATATGCCATTAATTATTGTTACAACCCTGACTATGTGTCAGCTTTAAACAAAGTCATTAAGCATTTTCCAACGCACAGTTATCACAGTGGGAGAGAGCTGTAGTTGTGCTGCCTCAGACAAAAGCAGCCTTGTGTCACACGTTACCTGACATGAACACTGATTGGAGCAGTTCGCGCCAGAAGAGGAGTCGCTGGAACACTTCTGCCTTCAACGTTAGATGCACTTCTCGGTAAAGAGTGAGTTGGGCTGTGAGGAGCGACACAAGAGGACATTGATGCGATCATGATTcatcacacatatatatatgtgtgcacAAGAATATGTACAAACAGATCAAAGTGCACAGCCTGTAGCATAGGGTCACTTCCAGTACCTGACAGAGCTTGTGACAGAGTTGCGACGTGTCCTCATCTCATAGTAAATCTCGACAGGAGACAGTTTCCTGCTGATGCGGTGGTCAGGGCTGCCCACAGTGAGCCGGGGCTGAGACAGAGAGCGCTGGTCAGTGGCCACGCTGGGAGAAGACTCTTTTGGGGAGAAGAAATAATTATTGTAATGAAGCCCACCCGCAAGCGTAAAAAAACATATCTTCCTCATTAAAAGCACAGGAAGCCATGTGTGCTATTTTGGGTTTGAAACTTAAGTGTGACCTCTTAGTCTTATTTGGTGTTTGAACAAGAGAAGTGAAAATTTGCTTCACACTTACTAAGCATGTTTGTATTAAGAGTGTGAAAAGAATAAAACTGACTTTACTGAATATGGAAATACAACAGAGTATCCACCAGGGgtcccttttccactggtcaaaagaCCCACTAGCAACTGTTAACATCAAGCTTTGGTCCgcaatgggaatggattcaATCAGCTTTCACTAACTGGTCAAGAGACACAGAAGTACAATGTGCAGAGATGAAAGTGAGACATCCAGGTGAACTGCATGGTAAGAAAGCTTCTCGGTTTTGGGTGCGTTTGTGACGTTGAATATGACAAGGGGAAAAAGCAGAAAGATAAACTCCTCCACTGGGATTGGGAAAGGAGTCAATCCCCTTTATATCCactaattttggtgtaaaatgACTCACCATTGTCATGGGAGGTTGAATCTGACATGGAGCTTGTGCTCTCTGACATCACTGTGTCCTCTGAAAGACAATAACCATTCAGGTCAAAGACAATGCCGCAGGATATTTGATACCTTTGCAGAGCTTAAGTGCAAAGGTCATTGTGTAAACAACAATGTGGATTGGTTTGGATTCTCTTATCCCTGATATGTTCATTCTAAGTGTTGCCGTGTAATTATACCTGTGTGACAACCTCGATGAACTGTCCTCTTGCTATTCGGGACATTTCTGTCTGATTCCGAGTGTCTGTACAGAGCACCAGTGAAGATGGCTTTCATCTGCTTTCTTTGGGCCGCCTCATCCTGCAGCCAGGGACAGCCAACCGTGTTAGACCACAAGTATACACAACAGTACAGCTGCTGCCTAAACACAATTGATATTCAAGAT
This genomic interval carries:
- the ccdc120b gene encoding coiled-coil domain-containing protein 120, with product MEVKGHRITSMGLGAPDVQGSQDNKLQAERISALQERKQALEALLNTRVGELKHVCLQEAELTGKLPRTFPLETGEKPPLVQRRAGPGPNTKAEDEAAQRKQMKAIFTGALYRHSESDRNVPNSKRTVHRGCHTEDTVMSESTSSMSDSTSHDNESSPSVATDQRSLSQPRLTVGSPDHRISRKLSPVEIYYEMRTRRNSVTSSVSPTHSLPRSASNVEGRSVPATPLLARTAPISVHVRSDVSGGNGLKQWSGSLDVPYMIPLAQEGSSSDRRSCPYSSRARRSNSSEALLDRSSLPDDPAPRNGMPPRGGPYKSSETLTDGKLRQINLGSPERHVDGSVDQAKLRLSMGGRGAGGGYNELLMDYIWGKQQQLQVQHQLYQSTGRIWQDIPSPRSSTAVVPPHANGFSHSQVHLPSAAPPYSPMVLRGSQAELRRVKVTRTKSCGPFIPLQQHSQDGILLSAYESPLPASGTTTSSIPNLHPYQTEVSGPSFSRRAPQFSLPTPEDSTRSLHKALALEGLRDWYLRNALGYPPAASKGHETGISRLSHPHPLVHQAQSVQGEAANLNRPQIPQSASFHGIPMHGRSMEFSLYQETPQQQMQEANLKEPSADPGTLV